In the genome of Chryseobacterium arthrosphaerae, one region contains:
- the tilS gene encoding tRNA lysidine(34) synthetase TilS, with translation MLKKSSFSYQLENLVQQPEKHTYLLAVSGGADSMVLASLFNGLRKTKGNSGYRFEVAHINYKLRGKDSDLDQKVVQDFCEKNHIKFHLYQVSEKDNKPENSIQLWARELRYRFFKEIQEKEDLKFLVTAHHLNDQLETFIINLSKAAGINGLSGIPANDNNILRPLLSFSKKEIYQFAEQNHIEFREDLSNKKSDYLRNKIRNEIVPALMETNDHFLENFKKSSSYLNQTKDFVQKQIQEIENTLSIFNPEHKILSKEKLDQESGFVKFEILKRYGFNQEEEIPKIFKAENNSSFFSKEYRLIVNRDELIFISKNDEQDTDGEIELIGHFDFSENQININLVDYIESIDEINKDFEWHFAAEKLQFPLRLRKQKEGDEFYPAGFSGKKKISKFFRDEKLSALVREKTWLLCDSRNHILGVIPLRQDRRYQTDRTTQKKITVKWTEKQLIY, from the coding sequence ATGTTGAAAAAATCAAGCTTTAGTTATCAGTTAGAAAATCTTGTTCAGCAGCCTGAAAAACACACTTACCTTCTGGCGGTGAGCGGAGGGGCAGACTCTATGGTCCTGGCCTCATTATTCAACGGTTTAAGAAAGACGAAGGGCAATTCAGGATACCGGTTTGAGGTAGCTCATATCAATTACAAACTGCGTGGTAAAGATTCTGATCTGGACCAGAAAGTTGTACAGGATTTTTGTGAGAAAAATCATATAAAGTTTCATTTGTACCAGGTTTCGGAGAAGGATAACAAACCGGAAAATTCCATCCAGCTGTGGGCAAGGGAGCTTCGTTACCGTTTTTTTAAAGAAATTCAGGAAAAAGAAGACCTTAAGTTTCTGGTGACTGCCCATCATCTGAATGACCAGCTGGAAACATTTATCATCAACCTTTCCAAGGCTGCCGGCATCAATGGACTGAGCGGCATTCCTGCCAATGACAATAATATTCTCCGCCCGCTTCTGAGTTTTTCAAAAAAAGAAATCTATCAGTTTGCAGAGCAGAATCATATTGAATTCCGGGAAGATCTTTCCAATAAAAAAAGTGATTATCTGAGAAATAAGATCCGGAATGAAATTGTTCCTGCATTAATGGAGACGAATGATCATTTTCTGGAAAACTTCAAAAAGAGTTCTTCTTACCTGAACCAAACCAAGGATTTTGTACAAAAACAGATTCAGGAAATAGAAAATACGCTGAGTATTTTTAACCCTGAGCATAAAATCTTATCAAAGGAAAAGCTGGATCAGGAAAGTGGTTTCGTAAAGTTTGAAATTTTAAAGAGATACGGGTTCAATCAGGAAGAAGAAATTCCTAAAATTTTTAAAGCGGAAAACAACAGTTCTTTTTTTTCAAAAGAATACCGTTTGATCGTTAACCGTGATGAGCTGATCTTTATTAGTAAGAATGATGAACAGGATACTGACGGGGAAATAGAACTGATTGGTCATTTTGATTTTTCTGAAAACCAAATTAACATCAATCTCGTAGATTATATTGAAAGCATTGACGAAATAAATAAGGATTTTGAATGGCATTTTGCTGCTGAAAAACTTCAATTTCCACTGCGTTTGAGAAAGCAAAAAGAGGGAGATGAGTTTTATCCAGCCGGTTTTTCGGGGAAAAAGAAGATTTCAAAATTTTTCAGGGATGAGAAATTATCTGCATTGGTAAGGGAAAAGACCTGGTTACTATGTGATTCCAGAAACCATATTTTGGGGGTCATCCCTCTTAGGCAGGATCGCAGATACCAGACAGACAGAACGACTCAAAAAAAGATAACTGTAAAGTGGACAGAAAAACAACTAATTTATTAG
- a CDS encoding RNA polymerase sigma factor, with the protein MDRKTTNLLAVDDFKKDSNIAFGILYQQYFGYTQKFILKNKGSQEDAEDVFQDALLILYQKLNADEFKVQTCLGNYIIGIVKNLWFKKLKHKHFYIESPEIYFLEHQQEISAAIENERYYWEKLMGYIKSISSHCQNLIHDIFIENKSIEEIQDKYQYSSRHNAQNQKYKCVEQIKKAKNNSIFYT; encoded by the coding sequence GTGGACAGAAAAACAACTAATTTATTAGCTGTTGATGATTTTAAGAAAGACAGCAATATAGCTTTTGGAATTTTATACCAACAGTATTTCGGTTATACTCAAAAATTCATTCTCAAGAATAAAGGCAGTCAGGAAGATGCTGAAGATGTGTTTCAGGATGCATTACTCATTCTTTATCAAAAACTGAATGCTGACGAGTTTAAAGTTCAGACCTGTCTCGGAAATTACATTATCGGAATTGTTAAAAACCTCTGGTTTAAAAAATTAAAGCATAAACATTTTTATATAGAATCTCCTGAGATTTACTTCTTAGAACATCAGCAGGAAATAAGTGCTGCCATTGAGAATGAAAGATATTACTGGGAAAAATTGATGGGTTATATAAAATCCATTTCTTCCCATTGCCAGAATCTGATCCATGACATTTTTATCGAAAATAAAAGTATAGAGGAAATCCAGGACAAATATCAGTATTCCAGCAGGCATAATGCCCAAAACCAAAAGTACAAATGTGTTGAACAGATTAAAAAGGCTAAAAACAATAGTATTTTTTACACCTGA
- a CDS encoding redoxin domain-containing protein codes for MILSFLIGIGISMNAQSKGINFQKIDLEAAKKIAAKENKLIFIDLYTTWCGPCKLMAKNTFTDPEIGEMFNKNFVNIAIDAEKEGLNLAKEFKVVNYPSFLFLDPKGKLVQYDFGYYNPEQFLGVGASVLKKKAPQSGKNLDQVKGRMIGDKIDNFTAKDHLGNTFSSSEKNKKLVIVFIRGQWCPYCNKYIETLQNLAPELKSKNAQLVIISPEKPEFIEKTLSKTKTDYTVLYDEGYKIAEAFDVLYTPDSETLNFYNSKLKDDFANSRSDHSGRLPVSATFIINEGKEITWRHFDTDYKKRASVEDIIKNLN; via the coding sequence ATGATATTGAGCTTTCTTATAGGAATAGGAATTTCAATGAATGCACAAAGCAAGGGTATCAATTTTCAAAAAATTGATTTGGAAGCCGCAAAAAAAATCGCAGCAAAAGAGAATAAACTGATCTTCATTGATCTGTACACCACCTGGTGCGGGCCTTGTAAGCTCATGGCGAAAAATACTTTCACAGATCCTGAAATTGGAGAAATGTTCAACAAAAATTTTGTGAATATTGCTATAGATGCAGAAAAAGAAGGCCTGAACCTCGCCAAAGAATTTAAAGTAGTCAACTATCCCTCTTTCCTATTCCTGGATCCAAAAGGGAAACTCGTTCAATATGATTTTGGATATTATAATCCTGAACAGTTTTTAGGAGTAGGAGCATCGGTTTTGAAAAAAAAAGCGCCCCAATCCGGCAAAAACCTAGACCAGGTAAAAGGCAGAATGATAGGAGATAAAATTGATAACTTCACGGCGAAAGATCACCTGGGCAATACATTTTCTTCATCAGAAAAAAACAAAAAACTGGTTATAGTATTTATTCGTGGACAATGGTGCCCTTATTGTAACAAATACATTGAAACTTTACAAAATCTGGCTCCTGAACTGAAATCGAAGAATGCACAGCTTGTTATTATTTCTCCTGAAAAACCGGAATTTATAGAAAAGACACTTAGCAAAACAAAGACAGATTATACCGTTTTATATGATGAGGGATATAAAATTGCTGAAGCATTCGATGTTCTTTATACCCCCGACAGTGAAACACTTAATTTCTACAACTCGAAATTAAAGGACGATTTCGCTAACAGCAGATCAGATCATTCGGGAAGACTTCCTGTATCAGCCACTTTCATCATTAATGAAGGTAAAGAAATTACGTGGAGACATTTTGATACAGATTATAAAAAGAGAGCATCTGTAGAGGATATTATAAAAAATCTGAATTGA